One part of the Thermococcus litoralis DSM 5473 genome encodes these proteins:
- the cas2 gene encoding CRISPR-associated endonuclease Cas2 gives MYVIIVYDVAVERVNKVKKFLRQYLHWVQNSVFEGEITLAEFERIKAGLKEIIDENEDSIVVYKLRSMPKRETIGVEKNPIDDII, from the coding sequence ATGTATGTGATTATCGTCTATGATGTTGCTGTTGAAAGGGTTAATAAAGTTAAGAAGTTCCTCAGACAGTACCTCCACTGGGTTCAGAACAGCGTTTTTGAGGGAGAAATAACACTGGCGGAATTTGAGCGCATAAAAGCTGGCCTCAAAGAGATTATTGATGAAAACGAGGACTCTATTGTTGTTTACAAGCTCCGCTCAATGCCGAAAAGAGAAACAATAGGAGTAGAGAAGAATCCGATTGATGACATTATCTGA
- the cas6 gene encoding CRISPR-associated endoribonuclease Cas6, whose protein sequence is MRIRLLLHFEPPFLIPYDYPRYLYSFLLHAIKLADKEVAERVHNNKRDIKLVASKFKPVGRTKRVNEGLLVESGTVELHVASTEETILRVLVEGLGYGIGELYVRGQRPLYYEPRLEETPEHLSGKRFKTISPVNVYYNNPPNGFKQWDLSPVGQPNSPFENEPKVWKELLFENLKSKYLMVYGEPYEGSFDIRVLTKKPKSYRLLVKIDEKTGKPIYTRAWEFDFKMWGEEELLRVAYDLGLGMRNPHGFGMVEMERGLR, encoded by the coding sequence ATGAGGATTAGACTGCTTCTCCACTTCGAACCCCCATTCCTTATCCCATACGACTATCCCCGCTACCTCTATTCCTTCCTTCTCCATGCTATTAAACTCGCCGATAAGGAAGTTGCTGAGAGGGTGCACAACAACAAGAGGGACATCAAGTTAGTTGCGTCAAAGTTCAAACCCGTTGGAAGAACAAAGAGGGTGAATGAAGGCTTGCTCGTAGAGTCAGGAACCGTGGAGCTCCACGTTGCCTCCACGGAAGAGACAATCTTAAGAGTCCTAGTTGAAGGTCTTGGATATGGAATAGGTGAGCTCTATGTGAGGGGTCAAAGGCCCCTCTACTACGAACCCAGGCTTGAAGAAACTCCCGAACATCTCTCGGGGAAGCGCTTTAAGACCATCTCCCCAGTCAACGTCTATTACAACAACCCACCAAACGGCTTCAAACAATGGGATCTTTCTCCAGTTGGTCAGCCTAACAGCCCCTTTGAGAACGAGCCTAAGGTTTGGAAGGAGCTTCTCTTTGAAAACCTCAAGTCAAAGTACCTGATGGTTTACGGCGAGCCTTATGAGGGGAGCTTTGACATTAGAGTTCTCACAAAGAAGCCGAAGAGTTACAGACTTCTCGTCAAGATAGATGAGAAAACAGGAAAGCCAATCTACACCCGCGCCTGGGAGTTTGATTTCAAAATGTGGGGCGAGGAAGAGCTCCTTCGTGTAGCCTACGATCTTGGCTTAGGAATGAGGAATCCACACGGGTTTGGAATGGTAGAAATGGAAAGAGGGCTCAGATAA
- the csa3 gene encoding CRISPR-associated CARF protein Csa3: MLVVFPIGFDEKFIVRALVRKREDVNGLEPGDKLLAIVPESYHKEQRTANAISSIKNIASPIIGEEHFVILEVPLNGEELVVRIIQAIRDNLTNDRLVLAVLSGGMRPLIVSTLLALLSIQDVRIIVESDFENLSGHISLELGSFLAPSNRRWVRIICGLLGGKSVRKISEELGVSPATISNELKEMAKYYLVKAEKPDGRAPKYRATKAGKLYLKIKGEECYED, from the coding sequence TTGCTCGTGGTCTTTCCAATAGGCTTTGACGAGAAGTTCATTGTCCGGGCACTGGTAAGAAAGAGAGAGGACGTTAATGGGCTCGAACCCGGAGACAAACTATTGGCAATCGTTCCAGAGAGCTATCACAAGGAGCAAAGAACTGCCAACGCAATCAGTTCAATAAAAAACATAGCCTCACCGATAATCGGAGAAGAGCATTTTGTGATTTTAGAGGTCCCCCTTAACGGCGAAGAGCTAGTAGTTAGAATAATCCAAGCCATAAGAGACAATCTTACCAACGACCGCCTCGTTCTAGCAGTTCTCTCAGGAGGTATGAGACCGCTTATCGTATCAACTTTGCTGGCACTTTTGAGCATTCAGGACGTTAGAATTATAGTGGAAAGTGACTTCGAGAACCTTTCAGGGCATATCTCCTTGGAATTAGGGTCGTTTCTAGCCCCCTCCAACAGAAGATGGGTAAGAATAATCTGTGGTCTCCTTGGGGGTAAGAGTGTAAGAAAGATATCCGAGGAGCTTGGGGTTTCTCCAGCGACAATCAGCAATGAGCTAAAGGAAATGGCAAAATACTACCTTGTTAAGGCTGAAAAGCCTGATGGGAGAGCACCTAAGTACAGAGCAACCAAAGCTGGAAAGTTATACCTAAAGATCAAGGGGGAAGAGTGTTATGAGGATTAG
- a CDS encoding CRISPR-associated endonuclease Cas3'', with the protein MEAHIRKGLEIIDGLYLRRSYARFLSRILNIDSKLAGELLRKAYILHDVGKCLEEFQKRRASFGFHEFYSALVAREAFRKYGDVGDTVSVAILLHHHDWIRIGAPKRPENSGLCEECLSVLEELSGERLPRKTPWKNWNEFMQEAEEVMRRNLRGVYSLLLPLVVADNYAAALNRGGKGSTLGKEIFEVLKVRGWDVARGLSNRL; encoded by the coding sequence ATGGAAGCCCACATAAGAAAGGGTCTTGAGATTATCGACGGGTTATACCTTCGTAGGAGCTATGCTCGATTCCTGTCCAGAATTTTGAACATAGATTCCAAGCTTGCAGGAGAGCTTCTAAGAAAAGCTTACATCCTTCACGACGTTGGAAAGTGCCTTGAAGAATTTCAGAAAAGAAGGGCGAGCTTTGGTTTTCACGAGTTTTACTCTGCCCTCGTAGCGAGAGAAGCCTTCAGAAAATATGGGGACGTCGGGGATACGGTGTCCGTTGCGATACTCCTCCACCACCACGACTGGATCAGAATTGGAGCTCCTAAAAGACCGGAGAATTCCGGGCTTTGTGAGGAATGTTTATCCGTGCTCGAAGAGCTTTCGGGAGAAAGGCTACCTAGGAAAACCCCATGGAAGAATTGGAATGAATTCATGCAAGAGGCAGAAGAAGTTATGAGACGAAACCTGAGAGGCGTTTATTCGCTCCTACTTCCTCTGGTTGTTGCAGACAACTACGCTGCGGCATTAAACAGGGGCGGAAAGGGTAGCACCCTTGGAAAAGAGATTTTTGAAGTCTTAAAAGTGAGGGGGTGGGACGTTGCTCGTGGTCTTTCCAATAGGCTTTGA
- the cas3 gene encoding CRISPR-associated helicase Cas3': protein MRAFREALQKLAKAKGFEPERRPLLEEAFHFITSSEKPPFLILQAPTGYGKTLLSFALAVHSLWDASIFDRVIHVLPMRSIIEDIQKTAEEAFGFSRTKMMGSSGEFLHLFPLNITTADTFTWDLLKLNTKKRHRVKAGQEFGYDYLTQASILTSLVIFDEAHFLLEDESMVTAFLSVIEFLTSQKVPIVVMTATLSEAHRRIFEKYAKKNGYDFTVLSPQENDPFIERELKKDIKIEFRHGDPINFVEHGKRNAVIVNSVARAVELFDRVRNNPNIWHESERVMLIHGRMTPTHKRELIDRLRRWIKEGNFLLIGTQAVEAGVDFSVDLMITDKAPINSLLQRFGRVARYGNETKAKIIVLEDAPCGPYPRDKVEKTVELMKGNRVFSRVPKTYQGIVTEVHGKKPTSITKNVNKELEGKLLRLMKDPTKRAPHVLSAIESLTAKGISVMRGFLIPLLVGEEAVLISPSKLMELYSKGIVEVRGWKGRYGT, encoded by the coding sequence TTGAGAGCGTTCAGGGAGGCACTCCAAAAGCTCGCAAAGGCTAAGGGATTTGAGCCAGAAAGAAGGCCACTGCTTGAGGAGGCTTTTCATTTTATCACCTCCTCTGAGAAGCCACCTTTTTTAATTCTCCAGGCCCCCACAGGATACGGAAAGACACTCTTAAGCTTTGCCTTGGCGGTTCACTCCCTTTGGGACGCCTCCATCTTTGATAGGGTAATTCACGTTCTCCCGATGCGTTCAATCATAGAGGACATCCAAAAAACAGCGGAAGAGGCGTTTGGGTTCTCCAGAACCAAGATGATGGGTTCAAGCGGTGAGTTCCTTCACCTCTTTCCGCTCAACATAACCACCGCGGACACATTCACGTGGGATTTGCTGAAGCTCAACACAAAGAAGAGACACAGGGTTAAAGCGGGCCAGGAGTTCGGCTATGACTACTTAACCCAAGCCTCAATACTGACATCACTGGTAATCTTTGATGAGGCCCACTTCCTTCTTGAGGATGAATCAATGGTGACTGCATTTCTATCAGTTATTGAGTTCCTCACATCCCAGAAAGTTCCCATCGTGGTCATGACTGCTACTCTCTCGGAGGCTCACAGGAGAATTTTCGAGAAATATGCAAAGAAAAACGGCTACGACTTCACTGTTCTATCTCCGCAAGAGAATGATCCCTTCATTGAACGAGAGTTGAAAAAAGACATCAAAATTGAGTTCAGGCATGGGGATCCCATCAATTTTGTAGAACATGGGAAGAGAAACGCTGTTATAGTTAACTCGGTTGCAAGGGCCGTTGAGTTGTTTGACAGGGTTAGAAACAACCCAAATATCTGGCATGAGAGCGAGAGAGTTATGCTAATACACGGTAGAATGACTCCAACCCACAAGAGGGAACTTATTGACCGCTTGAGAAGATGGATAAAAGAGGGGAATTTTCTTCTCATAGGGACACAAGCGGTCGAAGCTGGCGTTGACTTTTCAGTTGATTTAATGATAACCGATAAGGCTCCTATAAATTCCCTTCTCCAACGCTTTGGGAGAGTAGCCCGCTACGGGAATGAAACAAAAGCCAAGATAATCGTCCTTGAAGATGCACCCTGTGGACCATACCCAAGAGACAAAGTTGAAAAGACAGTAGAATTGATGAAAGGGAACAGGGTCTTTTCGAGGGTTCCAAAGACCTATCAGGGGATAGTCACGGAAGTCCATGGAAAAAAGCCAACTTCTATTACCAAAAATGTCAACAAAGAGCTGGAAGGAAAACTACTTCGGCTCATGAAAGACCCGACTAAAAGGGCACCCCACGTTTTAAGTGCAATAGAAAGCTTAACTGCCAAGGGAATTTCAGTTATGAGAGGCTTCCTAATTCCGCTTTTGGTGGGGGAAGAAGCCGTGCTGATAAGCCCCTCTAAGCTGATGGAGCTTTACTCCAAAGGAATCGTGGAGGTAAGGGGTTGGAAGGGGAGATACGGAACTTAA
- the cas8a2 gene encoding type I-A CRISPR-associated protein Cas8a2/Csx9: MLLEALSNYPYEGLTRELLALGMSWVVMDAGIEPDEEELADALEGALKSLGSRMKAHTSKMGRNDRSSFDKVLNAWFGRSAPETYGELFELVVTETIKLLRDGDIDPSESLSSIKIDKNGTYLGVTYNGEQAILPAIIKQPEYYERQSGFLSPTTGQKAQIRMDPLWFSFTALGFFTGFAGFIGGKYYLMTKPGIEGFWPYEVEDVIRNGLLQLTGAGASGRISLSTEELYEMKLAMKLAEEGRNVVEEVYPVTLHLISLERQVYTELKTTQLNLAGLSEYMTKYMRKIEAISIGGLPLLVELKEGNATVQKYPLWALLDVAEKELWKGVNGDGEMLAYIFVKDLYRAINSGRRELIRDAVFRLFRQGRALLEGSSRASGEFRKVMKTFMWQEHLGVLL; encoded by the coding sequence TTGCTCCTTGAGGCTCTTTCAAATTATCCCTACGAAGGTCTAACCAGGGAGCTACTTGCACTGGGCATGTCTTGGGTTGTAATGGACGCCGGGATTGAACCCGACGAAGAAGAGCTTGCCGATGCACTTGAGGGGGCATTGAAATCCCTCGGGAGCAGGATGAAGGCACACACATCCAAAATGGGTAGAAACGACAGGAGTTCCTTTGATAAGGTTTTAAATGCTTGGTTTGGCAGGAGCGCTCCTGAAACTTACGGTGAACTCTTTGAACTTGTGGTCACTGAGACCATAAAGCTACTCAGAGATGGAGATATAGATCCCAGCGAGTCTTTATCCTCAATAAAAATAGACAAAAACGGAACTTATCTCGGAGTGACGTATAATGGGGAACAGGCCATTTTACCAGCAATAATCAAGCAACCCGAATATTATGAACGCCAAAGTGGCTTCCTAAGTCCGACAACCGGCCAGAAAGCTCAGATACGTATGGATCCCCTGTGGTTCTCTTTCACGGCTCTCGGATTCTTCACAGGATTTGCCGGGTTCATAGGCGGAAAATACTACCTCATGACAAAGCCGGGAATTGAAGGTTTCTGGCCCTATGAGGTTGAGGACGTTATTAGGAATGGCCTTCTACAATTAACAGGTGCTGGAGCATCGGGCAGAATCTCTCTGAGCACGGAGGAGCTCTATGAGATGAAGCTGGCGATGAAACTTGCTGAGGAAGGACGAAACGTCGTTGAGGAAGTATATCCGGTGACGCTACACCTAATAAGCCTTGAGAGGCAGGTCTATACAGAGCTTAAGACCACACAGCTCAACCTAGCAGGGCTGAGCGAGTACATGACAAAGTACATGAGAAAGATTGAGGCCATTAGCATAGGGGGTCTGCCCCTTCTCGTAGAGCTCAAGGAGGGAAACGCCACGGTTCAGAAGTACCCCCTCTGGGCCCTTTTGGACGTTGCGGAAAAAGAGCTCTGGAAGGGAGTAAACGGAGACGGCGAGATGCTGGCATACATCTTCGTCAAAGACCTTTACAGGGCCATTAACAGCGGGAGAAGGGAGTTAATCAGAGATGCCGTTTTCAGGCTATTCCGTCAAGGTAGAGCCCTTCTGGAGGGAAGCAGCAGAGCAAGCGGAGAGTTCCGGAAGGTTATGAAAACGTTCATGTGGCAGGAACATCTGGGGGTGCTTCTTTGA
- the cas5a gene encoding type I-A CRISPR-associated protein Cas5a — MSLFKWATIKVEGKPKLYGSLLKINTIYRGKVQSAVTSFPFAVLYGEFDGSLTAAYLIDEDALSKSTYTPKDLERAAWGITRLGSRESIVSVEEVKMGKTVFRERDKVRTAYAFPFKGVHVQGKGTLQTVVDWRSGIGDYSNAKRMVMFYPEGTVEVRGKFSTAEIDEEVIVLAP, encoded by the coding sequence ATGAGCCTCTTTAAGTGGGCCACCATTAAGGTAGAAGGCAAACCAAAGCTCTATGGATCCCTATTGAAAATCAACACCATTTACCGTGGGAAAGTCCAGAGTGCAGTAACCTCTTTTCCCTTCGCGGTTCTATATGGTGAGTTTGACGGCTCTCTAACGGCTGCTTATCTTATCGATGAAGATGCATTGTCAAAAAGCACATACACTCCAAAAGACTTAGAAAGGGCAGCATGGGGAATAACGAGGCTTGGCTCAAGGGAATCGATAGTCAGTGTTGAAGAGGTCAAGATGGGAAAGACAGTATTTCGGGAGAGGGACAAGGTCAGAACAGCATATGCCTTCCCCTTTAAGGGAGTCCATGTGCAGGGAAAGGGAACTCTCCAAACGGTTGTTGACTGGCGTTCTGGAATCGGTGACTACTCCAACGCCAAACGCATGGTAATGTTTTACCCCGAAGGGACAGTTGAGGTCAGAGGAAAATTCTCAACTGCAGAGATCGACGAGGAGGTGATAGTTCTTGCTCCTTGA